A genomic segment from Spinacia oleracea cultivar Varoflay chromosome 3, BTI_SOV_V1, whole genome shotgun sequence encodes:
- the LOC110788037 gene encoding uncharacterized protein, translating to MRNMMVLPTTLRCSILPISRFHSTIISSNFLLLPFPNSAVFKSSSASYFLSPRRTFVSAPMAAASQPRFSQTVVAGNAVDEVEIFQRIQSHQEKAARLPPVEEIRTALANTTRGMLSTFSKKYDGYPSGSMVDFACDADGSPILAVSSLAVHTQDLLANPQCSLLVAKDPEDRTDLVITLHGDAVAVAEEDREAVRIAYLAKHPSAFWVDFGDFRFLKIQPKVVRYVSGVATALLGSGEFGREEYSAAKADPISEFSKPIASHMNKDHEEDTKLIVQYSTTIPVESAYILDVDQLGFNVKVSCMGKSYKLRVPFPRPAVDRKGVKTLIVEMLQAAKSMGN from the exons ATGAGGAACATGATGGTGTTACCAACTACTCTCCGGTGCTCAATTCTCCCAATTTCTCGCTTCCATTCAACCATCATTTCCTCCAACTTCCTCCTTCTTCCTTTTCCCAACTCCGCCGTTTTCAAGTCCTCCTCCGCctcttattttctctctcctcgccgCACGTTCGTCTCCGCTCCCATGGCTGCCGCCTCTCAACCACGCTTCTCTCAG aCAGTAGTGGCTGGAAATGCTGTTGATGAGGTTGAAATCTTTCAACGTATTCAATCTCACCAG GAAAAGGCAGCTAGGCTTCCACCTGTGGAAGAAATTCGAACGGCTCTTGCTAATACTACTCGCGGAATGCTTTCTACCTTCTCTAAG AAATATGACGGTTATCCGTCAGGATCGATGGTAGACTTTGCTTGTGATGCAGATGGATCTCCGATCTTGGCAGTCAGCAGCTTGGCTGTTCATACACAG GACCTATTGGCCAATCCACAGTGCTCACTACTCGTGGCAAAAGATCCAGAAGACAGGactgatttagtaattactctGCATGGTGATGCAGTTGCT GTTGCTGAAGAAGATAGAGAAGCTGTTCGTATTGCTTATTTGGCTAAACATCCTAGTGCCTTTTGG GTCGACTTTGGCGACTTCCGATTTTTGAAGATCCAGCCAAAAGTAGTTCGGTATGTTTCTGGAGTTGCAACAGCCTTATTGGGCTCAGGAG AATTCGGCAGAGAGGAGTACAGTGCAGCAAAAGCAGATCCAATATCTGAGTTCTCTAAGCCTATAGCG TCCCATATGAACAAGGATCATGAAGAAGACACAAAGCTAATTGTGCAGTATTCAACTACCATACCG GTGGAATCTGCTTACATTCTGGATGTAGACCAACTCGGTTTCAACGTCAAG GTAAGCTGTATGGGGAAAAGCTACAAGCTTCGAGTTCCATTTCCTAGACCAGCAGTTGATAGAAA GGGTGTGAAGACACTCATAGTTGAAATGCTTCAAGCGGCAAAGTCGATGGGCAATTAA
- the LOC110788038 gene encoding uncharacterized protein isoform X2 — protein MERDEKNLTKSPEPEFVLQWGKRLRCVRVKNPNFNSKSAGGIRQKITSRIVTDDGDRINSSSEPPENAKSPEKEERYYLTRGSSVGEERENGKAFMAEGNGYAMAAQERGSSLWPKLFISLSSKEKEEDFLAMKGCKLPQRPKKRAKLIQRTLLLVSPGAWLSDTPMCQERYEVKEKKTPKKRPRGLKAMGMGTMESDSE, from the exons ATGGAAAGAGATGAGAAAAATCTAACTAAATCCCCTGAACCCGAATTTGTGCTGCAGTGGGGGAAGAGACTTAGATGTGTTCGAGTTAAAAATCCGAATTTCAATTCGAAATCTGCGGGAGGAATCCGCCAGAAAATCACATCTCGCATCGTAACAGACGATGGCGACCGCATAAACAGCAG TTCCGAGCCGCCGGAAAATGCGAAATCACCCGAAAAAGAGGAGCGTTACTACTTGACGAGGGGGTCGTCCGtcggggaggagagagaaaatgggaagGCGTTCATGGCAGAAGGAAATGGTTATGCGATGGCGGCGCAAGAAAGAGGGAGTTCGCTATGGCCAAAGCTTTTTATTAGTTTATCGAGTAAAGAGAAGGAAGAAGATTTTCTGGCCATGAAAGGGTGTAAGCTTCCTCAAAGACCTAAAAAGAGGGCTAAATTGATTCAACGTACTTTACTT TTGGTGAGTCCAGGAGCATGGTTGTCTGATACTCCTATGTGCCAAGAGAGGTATGAAGTTAAAGAAAAGAAGACTCCCAAGAAG AGACCAAGAGGATTGAAGGCCATGGGTATGGGAACTATGGAGAGCGATTCAGAGTAA
- the LOC110788038 gene encoding uncharacterized protein isoform X1, with amino-acid sequence MERDEKNLTKSPEPEFVLQWGKRLRCVRVKNPNFNSKSAGGIRQKITSRIVTDDGDRINSRSSEPPENAKSPEKEERYYLTRGSSVGEERENGKAFMAEGNGYAMAAQERGSSLWPKLFISLSSKEKEEDFLAMKGCKLPQRPKKRAKLIQRTLLLVSPGAWLSDTPMCQERYEVKEKKTPKKRPRGLKAMGMGTMESDSE; translated from the exons ATGGAAAGAGATGAGAAAAATCTAACTAAATCCCCTGAACCCGAATTTGTGCTGCAGTGGGGGAAGAGACTTAGATGTGTTCGAGTTAAAAATCCGAATTTCAATTCGAAATCTGCGGGAGGAATCCGCCAGAAAATCACATCTCGCATCGTAACAGACGATGGCGACCGCATAAACAGCAG AAGTTCCGAGCCGCCGGAAAATGCGAAATCACCCGAAAAAGAGGAGCGTTACTACTTGACGAGGGGGTCGTCCGtcggggaggagagagaaaatgggaagGCGTTCATGGCAGAAGGAAATGGTTATGCGATGGCGGCGCAAGAAAGAGGGAGTTCGCTATGGCCAAAGCTTTTTATTAGTTTATCGAGTAAAGAGAAGGAAGAAGATTTTCTGGCCATGAAAGGGTGTAAGCTTCCTCAAAGACCTAAAAAGAGGGCTAAATTGATTCAACGTACTTTACTT TTGGTGAGTCCAGGAGCATGGTTGTCTGATACTCCTATGTGCCAAGAGAGGTATGAAGTTAAAGAAAAGAAGACTCCCAAGAAG AGACCAAGAGGATTGAAGGCCATGGGTATGGGAACTATGGAGAGCGATTCAGAGTAA